A DNA window from Dethiosulfovibrio faecalis contains the following coding sequences:
- a CDS encoding GspE/PulE family protein codes for MTDSTPSTTRELPEASSIAEMLPGSVSLDGLRSDGILPIRKEDDVLVVAVPSLDRYDRAQALGYALGAVVDVEIHDPAAISERINQLYDLRSGAADDAVRDMEGIDDVDALAREDVLSDSVDVPVIRLVNGLFADAMKQRATDIHVESYEDSVIIRFRVDGVLRDRLKLPRSHQAPLVSRIKVMARMDIAEHMAPQDGRIGITVGGRAVDVRVNSVPTQHGERMALRLLDKGGGALTLRDLGMDERELELMERIISSPYGMILFTGPTGSGKSTSLYAILQELAKPSVNVITVEDPVEYDLPGVAQIQVNEKAGMTFASALRSILRQDPDIVMIGEMRDFDTAHIGVQASLTGHLVLSTLHTNDSISAVARLADMGVEPYLVAGSLVGVVAQRLVRRLCPHCREEVEVPSILTKNGVKKAWGPAGCPLCSGTGYRGRVGIYEQLVIDDDLREAIARNAPAAEMRGLAEPQGFRTLWEIGLSLVENGSTSPEELIRVAGEV; via the coding sequence ATGACCGATTCCACACCATCGACGACCAGAGAGCTTCCAGAGGCGTCTTCCATAGCGGAGATGCTTCCCGGTTCTGTCAGTCTGGACGGTCTTCGTTCCGACGGGATTCTTCCCATAAGGAAAGAGGACGACGTTCTGGTTGTCGCAGTCCCCTCTCTGGATCGTTACGACAGGGCACAGGCCCTGGGATACGCTCTCGGGGCGGTCGTGGACGTCGAGATCCACGATCCAGCCGCTATCTCGGAGCGGATAAATCAGCTGTACGATCTGCGCAGCGGAGCCGCCGACGATGCAGTTCGGGATATGGAGGGCATAGACGACGTGGATGCTCTCGCCAGGGAGGACGTTCTCAGCGACTCGGTAGACGTCCCGGTCATCCGTCTGGTCAACGGCCTCTTTGCCGATGCGATGAAACAAAGGGCCACCGACATCCATGTCGAGTCCTACGAGGATTCGGTTATAATTCGCTTCCGGGTGGACGGTGTCCTGCGGGACAGGCTGAAGTTGCCCAGAAGCCACCAGGCTCCCTTGGTCAGTAGGATAAAGGTAATGGCCAGGATGGACATCGCGGAACACATGGCCCCCCAGGACGGCCGAATAGGTATAACGGTGGGAGGGAGAGCGGTGGATGTCCGAGTGAACTCGGTTCCCACCCAGCACGGCGAGAGGATGGCTCTCAGGCTTCTGGATAAGGGAGGCGGAGCCCTTACCCTGAGGGATCTGGGTATGGACGAGAGGGAGCTGGAACTCATGGAGAGGATAATATCCAGTCCCTACGGTATGATCTTGTTCACCGGTCCGACCGGGTCCGGTAAGTCCACCAGCCTCTACGCCATCCTTCAGGAACTGGCCAAGCCGTCGGTGAACGTCATAACCGTCGAGGACCCGGTGGAATACGACCTTCCGGGAGTTGCCCAGATACAGGTGAACGAAAAGGCCGGGATGACCTTCGCCTCCGCACTGAGGTCTATCCTTAGGCAGGACCCTGACATAGTCATGATAGGGGAGATGAGGGATTTCGACACTGCCCACATAGGGGTTCAGGCGTCTCTGACGGGACATCTGGTCCTATCCACCCTCCACACCAACGATTCAATAAGTGCCGTAGCCCGTTTGGCCGACATGGGGGTCGAGCCCTATCTGGTGGCCGGATCCCTGGTTGGGGTGGTGGCCCAGAGACTGGTTCGCCGTCTCTGTCCTCACTGTAGAGAGGAGGTCGAAGTTCCCTCTATTCTGACCAAAAACGGCGTCAAGAAAGCCTGGGGTCCGGCGGGATGTCCCCTCTGTTCCGGTACGGGCTACAGAGGTCGAGTTGGCATATACGAGCAGCTGGTCATAGATGACGATCTTAGAGAGGCCATAGCGAGAAACGCCCCAGCCGCCGAGATGAGGGGGTTGGCCGAGCCTCAGGGATTTCGGACTCTCTGGGAGATAGGTCTCTCTTTGGTCGAGAATGGATCCACGTCGCCGGAAGAATTGATCCGAGTGGCCGGCGAGGTGTAA
- a CDS encoding type II secretion system F family protein: MPTYRYSAYDSKGTLKKGRIEAPGTQQAAESLAVQGLVVVDMSEDSRSKRKSTVRSLSLDDHETFCRSLATYLKAGLPLSEALRLLEKQGGKRLGLLYGSLRQAVEGGRRLSSSLRDAGCFDENLCSMVESGERGGTLDEVLTQAVGLFSMQASLRRRLQTAMTYPAIMMVVGLGVVAFLMTYVVPKVAVLFSDMGRTLPLPTRILMGFSRGFQAMGVPFLLAVLVLFILVKSGRLKIKMPFFRGIRNNIIISLVCSNLGSLLRSGIPLVQALRMSSVLDPRKERWMVIADQVKGGLRFEKALEKDGSFDEDLVYFVRIGEIGGDLAGALEQIAQTRWDRARASMDRMANLIEPVMVLFLGVVVGFVVVAILLPIFDISSFVR, from the coding sequence ATGCCGACCTATCGCTACAGTGCCTACGACTCCAAGGGGACACTCAAGAAAGGCCGTATAGAGGCTCCGGGAACCCAACAGGCGGCGGAAAGCCTGGCGGTTCAGGGGCTGGTCGTGGTGGATATGTCCGAGGACAGCAGATCGAAGAGGAAGTCGACGGTTCGATCGTTGTCTTTGGACGACCACGAGACCTTCTGCCGATCCCTCGCCACATATCTCAAGGCAGGTCTTCCACTGTCCGAGGCCCTGAGGTTGCTGGAAAAACAGGGAGGTAAGAGACTTGGCCTGCTATACGGATCGCTCCGACAGGCGGTGGAGGGGGGGCGGAGGCTTTCCTCCTCCTTGAGGGATGCTGGATGTTTCGACGAAAACCTGTGCAGCATGGTCGAATCCGGCGAGAGAGGTGGTACCCTGGACGAGGTCCTGACCCAGGCAGTGGGGCTTTTCTCCATGCAAGCCTCCCTCAGAAGAAGGCTCCAGACCGCCATGACCTATCCGGCTATAATGATGGTGGTAGGGTTAGGAGTCGTTGCCTTCCTGATGACCTACGTGGTTCCCAAGGTGGCTGTTCTCTTTTCGGACATGGGCAGGACTCTTCCCCTTCCCACCAGGATACTGATGGGATTTTCCCGCGGTTTCCAGGCCATGGGGGTTCCTTTTCTCCTGGCCGTTTTGGTCCTATTCATCCTGGTGAAGTCGGGCAGGCTGAAGATAAAGATGCCTTTCTTCAGGGGGATCAGAAATAACATAATAATATCCCTGGTGTGTTCCAACCTGGGGTCACTGCTTCGATCGGGCATCCCTCTGGTCCAGGCCCTGAGGATGAGCTCAGTCCTGGATCCCAGAAAAGAACGCTGGATGGTCATAGCCGATCAGGTCAAAGGAGGACTCCGCTTCGAGAAGGCCCTGGAGAAGGACGGCTCTTTCGACGAAGACCTGGTATATTTCGTCAGAATAGGCGAGATTGGAGGCGATCTGGCCGGAGCTCTTGAACAGATAGCCCAGACCAGATGGGATAGAGCCAGGGCCAGCATGGATCGTATGGCGAACCTGATAGAGCCCGTAATGGTGCTGTTTTTGGGAGTCGTCGTCGGTTTCGTTGTGGTAGCGATATTATTGCCCATCTTCGATATATCCAGTTTTGTTCGTTAG
- the gspD gene encoding type II secretion system secretin GspD — protein sequence MDSFTIAWAQDLENQEEQNLIAAARAMRASGSVQFNFTNLDVVKFIRFMAELLQKNIIISPEVGGTVTVMSPRSVSLEESFKIMLTTLSLNGLSLEDMGDYYKVVKGGVTQENKAQRGKIGPGYGEQYVNQVVPLDFVTSDIAHKALQQAAGNSVKVLPLSDGNGVLLSGQAVDVQRMVNLARALDVPDSIRKVMVLPISEAEPALLAQHLANLAKDPMGPFRGLSAVADPASRKIVLVGEMSVLESAKKVVSKLDVPPTSGEFHVYKLKNADAKEVSEQLSQILAVAGRLQSGKDGSVPTTVVPDIPTNSLIFTAPERQFSSLLDIIEQLDTQPKQVLVRGLIAEVNLTNLKNAGIDWATWGGQVSGNTVFAANAALGGSTGVPSTFVDWFQELSKHEEELYNSDGNLVGTKTTYDGNSLIYAYVQLLKKYDAMNILSMPRLMCTDNKESSLLVGQVIPQMKASTSDISNPSSVQNSYDYKDTGLKLKITPHIRSGNLVALDIEQSTEEVLSAMTSTTPVTAKREIKTSVQVRNGQTIILGGLLKEAEKSLKQRVPILSYIPLVGELFKSSTNQREKIELMVFLTPYILETPEAATEASKAVAASDADLGLSEAEIQLNRRFQEMYQEAVKKQR from the coding sequence ATGGATTCTTTTACGATAGCTTGGGCTCAGGATTTGGAAAATCAAGAGGAGCAAAATCTTATTGCCGCAGCCAGGGCCATGAGGGCCTCAGGGTCCGTTCAGTTTAACTTTACCAATTTAGATGTGGTCAAGTTTATTCGGTTTATGGCAGAGCTTCTGCAGAAGAACATAATCATCTCCCCTGAGGTTGGAGGAACCGTCACGGTAATGTCACCTCGTTCGGTAAGCTTAGAGGAATCGTTTAAAATAATGCTCACGACTTTAAGCTTGAACGGCCTTTCCTTGGAGGATATGGGGGATTATTACAAGGTCGTAAAGGGTGGGGTGACTCAGGAAAATAAAGCTCAAAGGGGGAAGATCGGCCCTGGATATGGAGAGCAGTATGTAAACCAAGTGGTTCCTTTGGATTTCGTTACCTCGGATATCGCTCATAAGGCGTTGCAGCAAGCTGCCGGTAATTCCGTTAAAGTATTGCCTCTGTCCGATGGGAATGGAGTCCTTTTATCCGGTCAAGCTGTCGATGTCCAGCGTATGGTGAACCTAGCGAGGGCTTTGGATGTTCCCGATAGCATACGCAAGGTTATGGTATTGCCTATTTCCGAAGCGGAGCCGGCTTTGCTGGCACAGCATCTGGCGAATTTGGCGAAAGATCCTATGGGGCCTTTTAGAGGGCTCAGCGCTGTAGCCGATCCAGCCAGTCGAAAAATTGTGCTGGTCGGAGAGATGTCCGTGTTGGAATCGGCTAAAAAGGTAGTCTCCAAACTGGATGTCCCCCCCACGTCGGGAGAATTTCACGTTTACAAGCTCAAGAACGCCGACGCGAAGGAGGTCTCGGAACAACTCAGTCAGATTCTTGCGGTGGCAGGAAGGCTTCAATCCGGAAAAGACGGCTCAGTTCCGACTACGGTAGTTCCGGATATTCCAACTAACAGTTTGATATTTACCGCTCCGGAAAGACAGTTCTCGAGTTTGTTGGACATAATAGAACAGCTAGATACCCAACCCAAGCAGGTTCTGGTCCGTGGGCTCATCGCGGAGGTCAACCTCACCAATCTTAAAAATGCTGGAATAGACTGGGCTACCTGGGGTGGACAGGTATCGGGAAACACCGTCTTCGCCGCCAACGCGGCTCTGGGAGGTTCCACCGGCGTGCCCTCAACTTTTGTAGACTGGTTTCAGGAATTGAGCAAGCACGAGGAGGAGCTTTACAACAGCGACGGCAATCTGGTCGGTACCAAAACGACGTATGATGGTAACTCTCTTATCTATGCCTACGTCCAGCTGTTGAAGAAATACGATGCGATGAATATTCTCTCCATGCCAAGGCTTATGTGTACCGATAACAAGGAGAGTTCGCTTCTGGTCGGGCAGGTAATTCCACAGATGAAGGCCTCCACCTCGGATATATCTAACCCAAGCTCGGTGCAGAACAGCTACGATTACAAGGATACGGGGTTGAAGCTCAAGATAACCCCTCATATAAGGAGCGGAAACCTGGTGGCTCTGGATATAGAACAGAGTACCGAGGAAGTGCTTAGCGCCATGACCAGCACGACCCCGGTCACGGCGAAAAGGGAGATAAAAACCTCCGTTCAGGTCCGAAACGGCCAGACTATTATTCTTGGAGGTCTTTTAAAAGAGGCGGAAAAAAGCCTAAAGCAGAGGGTTCCTATTCTTTCTTACATACCTTTGGTAGGTGAGCTGTTCAAGAGCTCGACGAATCAGAGAGAGAAGATCGAACTTATGGTTTTTCTGACCCCCTACATATTGGAGACTCCCGAGGCGGCCACTGAGGCCAGCAAGGCGGTTGCGGCATCCGACGCTGACCTTGGCCTTAGCGAAGCGGAGATCCAGCTTAATCGGCGTTTCCAAGAGATGTACCAGGAGGCGGTGAAGAAACAACGATGA
- a CDS encoding prepilin-type N-terminal cleavage/methylation domain-containing protein — MTSGRRGFTLFEVMFVVALIGIMATLVVSRIAPREPDGLISLNRYLSDARSEAMDRGPLILAVKDDLLAVLDGSLEPLYLRSDLPDGSWQMVPERILFYRDGSCSPGRLTLKGTKGEESFLIAVTGRAYEVPR; from the coding sequence ATGACCAGCGGTCGCCGGGGATTCACCCTTTTCGAGGTGATGTTCGTCGTCGCTTTGATCGGGATCATGGCCACCCTGGTGGTCTCCAGGATAGCCCCCAGGGAGCCGGACGGACTTATATCTCTCAATCGCTATCTCTCGGACGCTCGATCGGAGGCCATGGATAGGGGGCCTCTGATCTTGGCCGTCAAGGACGATTTACTGGCAGTTCTCGACGGTTCTCTGGAGCCTCTCTATCTTCGGTCGGACTTGCCCGACGGAAGCTGGCAGATGGTTCCGGAGAGAATCCTGTTCTACAGGGACGGATCCTGTTCCCCGGGCAGACTGACTTTGAAAGGCACAAAGGGAGAGGAGTCTTTTCTGATAGCCGTGACAGGAAGGGCCTACGAGGTCCCCCGATGA
- the gspG gene encoding type II secretion system major pseudopilin GspG, whose protein sequence is MKRRSGFTLVEVLVVVVIIGMLAALVAPRVVGRGEEAKRTAALVQIREIEQALDMYKLDSGMYPTTEQGLESLVEKPTTSPEPKRWKEGGYLKKVPVDPWGKEYVYRRPGDHGEFDLFSCGPDGEEGGEGDGKDITNWE, encoded by the coding sequence GTGAAAAGACGAAGTGGTTTCACGTTGGTCGAGGTCCTCGTCGTAGTGGTCATCATAGGTATGTTGGCCGCCCTGGTGGCTCCCAGAGTCGTTGGTAGAGGCGAGGAAGCCAAGCGAACCGCCGCTCTTGTACAGATTCGCGAGATAGAGCAGGCCTTGGACATGTACAAGCTGGACAGTGGAATGTACCCCACCACAGAGCAGGGTCTGGAGTCTTTGGTGGAGAAGCCCACCACGTCTCCGGAGCCGAAAAGGTGGAAAGAGGGTGGCTATCTCAAGAAGGTCCCGGTCGACCCCTGGGGCAAAGAGTACGTCTATCGTAGGCCCGGGGATCACGGCGAGTTCGACCTGTTTTCCTGCGGTCCCGACGGAGAGGAAGGCGGCGAAGGGGACGGCAAGGACATAACCAACTGGGAATGA
- a CDS encoding response regulator, whose translation MMVADDHQIVRKGLVMLLEAEKNIDIVAEVSDGRAAVDIAEELHPHVAVMDIVMPGMGGIEATRRLRKLGVAVVALSMHSDRHFVVEMFRAGARAFLLKDCATDELVGAIRAVVEGEAYLGPSIERGLGMDLSSLDYLIAEEDQRTELTPREWEILQLVAEGRSTREIASSLNLSSKTVENHRQSVMNKLDLHNVADLTKYAIRCGLTDTELL comes from the coding sequence GTGATGGTGGCGGACGATCATCAGATTGTCCGTAAGGGATTGGTAATGCTCTTGGAGGCGGAGAAGAACATCGACATAGTCGCCGAGGTATCCGATGGCAGGGCCGCCGTGGATATAGCGGAAGAGCTGCATCCCCACGTGGCCGTCATGGATATAGTGATGCCCGGTATGGGGGGAATAGAGGCCACCAGACGGCTTAGAAAGCTTGGCGTGGCGGTAGTGGCCTTGTCCATGCATTCGGACAGACATTTTGTTGTGGAGATGTTCAGAGCCGGTGCCAGAGCCTTCCTGCTCAAGGACTGTGCCACCGACGAGCTTGTAGGTGCCATAAGGGCGGTGGTCGAAGGGGAGGCCTATCTCGGTCCCAGCATAGAGAGAGGGCTCGGGATGGACCTTTCCTCGTTGGATTACCTGATAGCCGAGGAGGATCAGAGGACGGAGCTCACCCCCAGGGAATGGGAGATTCTTCAGCTAGTTGCGGAGGGCAGGAGCACCAGGGAGATCGCCTCGTCTCTCAATCTTAGTTCCAAAACGGTGGAGAATCACCGGCAGAGCGTGATGAACAAGCTGGACCTGCACAACGTGGCGGACTTGACCAAGTACGCCATAAGGTGCGGACTTACCGATACGGAGCTTCTTTGA
- a CDS encoding PAS domain S-box protein gives MKFSRMALSEWGAYMVGVIFCIAVYLGGMFFLDRSEVSNSREEGMLRRSEQLTLAARATSDRLNDMVRHFSTVSRYVSSSYISSDFDRDALRNVQSLELISFPQILDISVVTYDDDQWMHGSENRAIFEQSLHWGKLFLSRYMERGREHWIPPFFVSPGLRTMGIVYPLRQERIAYGAMVVTLDLDRLLGHVVYDLKMGGSSYILSPLGDVVLSSDPETVGHSVFGDLHGRKTDLRFMTRDVLNRSSGQSMEQVSGEGLKVTAWHSARIGGQKFVLVHVSSDPAYLNVIFHLKRRLPLTAFLGFALVVLSLLFVSSYRKVWDILTEGERRYAAVLEAQTDPLIRFRSDWTITFVNRACCRFWGLSRENVVGSSLANRLKATERLGLQSLLDGLDGGKSRQGEWTQSVSSPDGSERWIRWSCVPVPGVGSTGLEIQAVGRDVSSLYSLQRELARRKDTLDAILEGAPVPICMTGLDGEVKRFNRTGKILSLNDGALYRMARRVVQQGYGIYGEELSFSDEKGNRRVFSVNVVPYKDENGDIKGTIVAGMELTEVRNIARRLLEEREDRYRKILNAIGDGVLLCRKGIDELFRVDLSNPVASEMIGGNDKPSVGRSLGEIFSSSSLRQVENLLSRNRGPVGLTGDLSRPDGSSLPVEMSLTVFSEDNLPVLLIVMKDISERLEARAREKNYARQLRKLIGRLDEVEQQERRRMAAYLHDVVGQNLASVKIRLGLAMREASGSVRERLEQCVFLADQVISETRAMTFELGSPLLDELGFGPALERMCDGFRRDRDLSVFVKDDGSADLLDRKSRGLLYRSIRELLINVAKHAEVLEASVTLERDGKFVAATIIDEGGGYDPEKLDRSAAGLSFGLLSIRERLAGMGGELICRSSLGKGTMATIKLPIR, from the coding sequence ATGAAGTTCTCAAGGATGGCTCTGTCCGAATGGGGGGCCTATATGGTCGGGGTGATATTCTGTATAGCCGTCTATCTCGGAGGCATGTTCTTTCTCGATAGATCCGAGGTGTCCAACTCCAGGGAAGAGGGGATGCTCAGGAGATCGGAGCAGCTAACCCTTGCCGCTCGGGCCACCTCGGACAGATTGAACGATATGGTCCGGCATTTCTCGACGGTCTCAAGATACGTTTCCTCCTCCTACATCTCCTCCGATTTCGACAGAGACGCCCTCAGGAATGTGCAGTCTCTGGAGTTGATCTCCTTTCCACAGATACTGGATATCTCCGTGGTGACCTACGATGACGATCAGTGGATGCACGGATCGGAAAACCGCGCCATCTTCGAACAGTCCCTGCATTGGGGAAAGCTGTTTTTGAGCCGTTATATGGAAAGAGGGAGGGAGCATTGGATTCCTCCTTTTTTCGTCTCCCCAGGTCTTAGGACGATGGGCATAGTGTATCCCTTAAGACAGGAACGTATAGCTTACGGAGCCATGGTCGTAACCCTAGACTTGGACAGGCTCCTGGGACACGTCGTCTATGACCTCAAGATGGGAGGTAGCTCCTATATATTGAGTCCTCTGGGCGACGTTGTGTTGTCCAGTGATCCCGAGACGGTGGGACACAGCGTATTCGGCGATCTCCACGGCAGGAAGACGGACCTGAGGTTTATGACCAGGGACGTACTTAACAGGTCCTCGGGGCAGTCTATGGAGCAGGTTTCGGGAGAGGGTCTAAAGGTTACAGCCTGGCACAGTGCTAGGATAGGGGGACAGAAGTTTGTGTTGGTACACGTCTCCTCCGATCCTGCTTATCTCAACGTGATTTTTCACCTCAAACGCAGGCTTCCTTTGACCGCCTTTCTGGGGTTCGCTCTGGTGGTACTGAGCCTGCTTTTCGTCTCCTCATATCGGAAGGTCTGGGATATCCTGACCGAGGGGGAGAGGCGCTATGCGGCGGTTCTGGAGGCTCAGACAGATCCTCTGATACGCTTTCGATCCGATTGGACTATCACCTTCGTGAACCGGGCCTGCTGTCGTTTCTGGGGGTTATCCAGGGAAAACGTGGTGGGGTCCTCTCTGGCCAACAGGCTTAAGGCCACAGAGAGGCTAGGACTCCAGTCTCTTCTGGATGGTTTAGATGGAGGGAAGAGCCGTCAGGGGGAGTGGACCCAATCGGTAAGCTCTCCGGATGGATCGGAGAGATGGATAAGGTGGAGCTGCGTTCCCGTCCCGGGAGTCGGATCGACCGGTCTGGAGATACAGGCGGTAGGAAGGGACGTCTCCTCCCTGTACTCTCTCCAGAGGGAGCTCGCTCGAAGGAAAGATACTCTGGACGCCATATTGGAGGGGGCTCCAGTTCCCATATGTATGACCGGCCTTGACGGAGAGGTCAAGAGATTCAACCGTACCGGAAAGATCCTGTCTCTAAACGACGGGGCCCTGTACCGTATGGCCCGGAGGGTCGTCCAACAGGGCTACGGGATATACGGCGAAGAACTATCCTTTTCGGACGAAAAAGGCAACAGGAGGGTTTTCTCGGTAAACGTGGTTCCCTATAAGGATGAAAACGGTGATATAAAGGGGACTATCGTGGCGGGAATGGAGCTCACTGAGGTGAGAAACATCGCTCGTAGGCTTTTGGAGGAAAGAGAAGATCGCTACAGGAAAATTCTGAACGCTATAGGAGACGGTGTCCTTCTCTGTCGAAAGGGGATAGATGAGCTTTTCCGGGTGGATCTTTCCAACCCCGTCGCCTCCGAGATGATAGGAGGTAACGATAAACCTTCCGTAGGTCGTTCTCTAGGGGAGATCTTTTCGTCCTCCTCGCTCCGTCAGGTGGAAAACCTATTGAGTCGCAACAGAGGTCCTGTCGGTTTGACCGGAGACCTGAGTCGTCCCGACGGATCCAGTCTTCCTGTCGAGATGAGTTTGACCGTTTTCTCCGAGGATAACCTTCCTGTATTGTTGATAGTGATGAAGGATATCTCCGAAAGACTTGAGGCCAGAGCCAGGGAGAAGAACTACGCCAGACAACTGAGAAAGCTGATAGGTCGCCTCGACGAGGTGGAGCAGCAGGAGAGGCGGAGGATGGCCGCATATCTTCACGACGTCGTGGGACAGAATCTGGCTTCGGTCAAGATTCGACTGGGGTTGGCAATGAGAGAAGCCTCCGGTTCTGTGAGGGAAAGACTGGAGCAGTGCGTGTTTTTGGCGGACCAGGTCATCTCGGAGACCAGGGCCATGACCTTCGAGCTGGGGTCGCCATTGCTGGACGAGTTGGGTTTCGGCCCGGCGCTGGAACGGATGTGCGACGGATTTCGACGAGACAGGGATCTATCCGTGTTCGTGAAGGACGACGGCTCGGCTGACCTTCTGGATCGGAAATCCAGAGGCCTTTTGTACAGGTCCATCAGAGAGCTCTTGATAAACGTTGCCAAACACGCCGAGGTTCTCGAGGCTTCCGTAACTCTCGAGAGGGATGGGAAGTTCGTGGCCGCCACCATTATCGACGAGGGCGGGGGGTACGATCCTGAAAAACTAGATCGATCCGCCGCGGGGCTATCCTTCGGTCTTCTCAGCATAAGAGAGAGATTGGCGGGGATGGGGGGAGAGCTTATCTGTCGATCCTCTCTCGGGAAGGGAACCATGGCTACCATAAAATTGCCCATAAGGTAA
- a CDS encoding glutamine synthetase III, which yields MEVSRPKEIFGMNVFDRKTMKEVLPDEIYRKMVTSIEGGQKLDISMADFVATAMKEWAVSKGATHYTHWFLPRTETTAEKHMAFLTTDESGAPMDSFSGMELVRSEPDASSFPSGGIRSTFEARGYSTWDPSSPAFVVRSPKGATLCIPSVFISYDGTPLDMKTPLLKSIDVVRDRSMRLLKLFGNRSVRSVDVTVGGEQEYFLVDEQKARKRPDIMKCGRTLIGAPSPLEQTVEAHYFGSIHPRTLAYMEDVERDMYRMGQILKTRHNEVAPCQFEFAPDIAEGNLGCDQNHILMEIMKKMAIRHGFKLMLHEKPFAGVNGSGKHLNFSLRDSEGRNLLKPSSNQRRNIQFLTFLSAFLLGVSKHGGLLRAAIASPGNMHRLGGHEAPPAIMSVYLGDLLTQILDNIEKGLPDKMPSRSLIDLGLNRLPAVVADNSDRNRTSPIAFTGNKFEFRAVGAPQALAGPLTVLLAVWSKGIEEMTSMIEHRISEGRMDVTDAALEAIRHGAKESKAVRFEGNAYAPEWQNDAAKRGLTVANTTPEALDLYLIPENRSLFADLGIMTEREVEAYHEIRTEQYVNAMDVEMATMTAMIREGVLPAVTRQISLESEAMGSLPEELRKDMDPWRKSLKELVTLKNGLITGIENLDDLRQRANNMGLSERARIVTEEALPQMAAIRGMSDAAEQVVAGDIWPYPRYRDLLTID from the coding sequence ATGGAGGTATCCAGACCAAAGGAAATTTTTGGAATGAACGTGTTCGACAGAAAGACCATGAAGGAAGTGCTTCCGGACGAGATCTACCGCAAGATGGTGACGTCCATCGAAGGGGGACAGAAACTGGACATATCGATGGCGGATTTCGTGGCCACCGCGATGAAGGAATGGGCCGTGTCCAAGGGAGCGACCCACTACACCCACTGGTTCCTTCCCAGAACCGAGACGACCGCCGAAAAACACATGGCGTTTCTCACCACCGACGAATCTGGAGCCCCTATGGACTCGTTCAGCGGGATGGAGCTGGTTCGAAGCGAACCGGACGCCTCGTCCTTTCCCTCCGGAGGGATAAGGTCCACCTTCGAGGCCAGAGGATACAGCACATGGGACCCCTCAAGCCCCGCCTTCGTAGTGAGGAGTCCCAAAGGGGCGACTTTATGTATACCATCTGTTTTCATATCCTACGACGGGACCCCTCTGGACATGAAGACTCCCCTGCTGAAATCGATAGACGTTGTCCGAGATAGATCGATGCGCCTACTGAAGCTCTTCGGCAACAGGAGCGTCAGATCCGTGGACGTCACCGTGGGAGGCGAGCAGGAATACTTCCTGGTGGACGAGCAGAAAGCCAGAAAAAGACCGGACATCATGAAATGCGGTCGCACCCTCATAGGGGCTCCCTCGCCTCTGGAGCAGACCGTAGAAGCCCACTATTTCGGCTCGATACACCCGAGGACGCTGGCCTACATGGAGGACGTCGAGAGGGACATGTACCGAATGGGACAGATCCTCAAGACCAGACACAACGAGGTCGCCCCCTGTCAGTTCGAGTTCGCCCCAGACATAGCCGAGGGAAATCTGGGATGCGACCAGAACCACATCCTGATGGAGATAATGAAGAAGATGGCCATCAGACACGGCTTCAAGCTGATGCTCCACGAAAAGCCTTTCGCAGGCGTCAACGGAAGCGGCAAGCATCTAAACTTCTCCCTGAGGGACAGCGAAGGACGCAACCTGCTCAAACCATCCAGCAACCAGAGACGGAACATCCAGTTTCTCACCTTTCTGAGCGCCTTTCTGCTGGGAGTATCCAAACACGGAGGGCTTCTGAGGGCGGCTATAGCCTCTCCGGGCAACATGCACCGTCTAGGTGGACACGAGGCCCCTCCGGCGATAATGAGCGTCTATCTAGGAGACCTGCTCACCCAGATATTGGACAATATAGAGAAGGGCCTTCCTGACAAAATGCCGTCCCGCTCCCTGATAGACCTGGGACTCAACAGACTCCCGGCGGTAGTCGCGGACAACTCGGACAGAAACAGGACCTCTCCTATAGCCTTCACCGGCAATAAGTTCGAGTTCCGGGCGGTAGGCGCCCCTCAGGCCCTTGCGGGCCCTCTCACGGTTCTCCTGGCGGTGTGGAGCAAAGGGATAGAAGAGATGACATCGATGATAGAGCACAGGATATCGGAGGGCCGAATGGACGTCACCGACGCGGCTTTGGAGGCGATACGCCACGGGGCGAAGGAGAGCAAGGCGGTCCGTTTCGAGGGCAACGCCTACGCTCCCGAGTGGCAGAACGATGCGGCCAAAAGAGGACTCACGGTGGCCAACACTACGCCGGAGGCTCTGGACCTGTACCTCATTCCGGAAAACCGCTCCCTCTTCGCCGATCTGGGAATAATGACCGAGAGGGAGGTAGAGGCCTACCACGAAATACGGACGGAGCAGTACGTCAACGCTATGGACGTCGAGATGGCGACGATGACCGCCATGATAAGGGAGGGAGTGCTTCCCGCCGTCACCAGACAGATATCGCTGGAATCGGAGGCCATGGGGTCTCTTCCGGAGGAACTCCGCAAGGACATGGATCCTTGGAGAAAATCTCTGAAAGAGCTGGTGACGCTCAAAAACGGCCTCATAACGGGAATAGAAAACCTGGACGACCTGAGACAGAGGGCCAACAACATGGGCCTCTCCGAGAGGGCACGGATAGTAACGGAGGAAGCCCTACCCCAGATGGCAGCCATCAGAGGTATGAGCGACGCCGCGGAGCAGGTGGTAGCCGGAGACATATGGCCCTACCCCAGATACAGGGATCTGCTCACCATAGACTGA